The Pedobacter roseus genome contains a region encoding:
- a CDS encoding helix-hairpin-helix domain-containing protein has protein sequence MENKTIARTLRLLSQLMELHEENPFKIKSVANAYFKVDKLPFALRDKPLDELDKIEGIGKGLASKIVELLQTGELQELNEILDRTPEGVVEMLAIKGIGPKKIFIIWRTLGIESIGELYYACNENRLIEAKGFGLKTQEEIKSAIEFKLAANGRFLYAQVEGFAKTLFTQLSVWTANIDDLALLGFAGQYRRACEIIDELEIVIGTEQIDAIKQNLPAFEPLSLIEAENSFICTTEAGFRIKLHVVEKSAFYLQWFTLTGNTEHVEKVLALAGNGPFANEEEIYSKAGLTFIEPELREDFDEIELAKANKLPTLIQYEDLKGSLHNHSTWSDGVHTLEQMAMYCKENLNLQYLGICDHSKTAVYAKGLNEQRVFGQHQEIDELNKKLAPFKIFKGIESDILSDGSLDYSDDILKTFDFVVASVHSNLRMDEAKATARLLKAIENPYTTILGHPTGRLLLSRAGYPIDYKKIIDACAANKVVIEINANPLRLDLDWRWHRYALEKSVLLSVNPDAHRTEGFHDMHYGILVARKGGLSADKCLNAFTLEEITAYFNSKRPN, from the coding sequence ATGGAAAATAAGACCATCGCCCGCACCTTACGCCTTTTATCGCAGCTCATGGAACTGCATGAAGAAAATCCTTTTAAGATTAAATCAGTTGCAAATGCCTATTTCAAAGTAGATAAACTCCCTTTTGCATTAAGAGACAAACCTTTAGATGAACTGGATAAAATTGAAGGCATTGGTAAAGGCCTGGCTTCCAAAATAGTAGAACTGTTACAAACCGGAGAATTACAGGAGCTTAACGAAATACTCGATAGAACACCCGAAGGTGTGGTAGAAATGCTGGCCATAAAAGGCATCGGACCGAAAAAGATTTTCATTATCTGGCGAACCCTTGGGATAGAGAGTATTGGTGAACTGTATTACGCCTGTAACGAAAACCGCTTAATCGAAGCAAAAGGCTTTGGTTTAAAAACACAGGAAGAAATTAAAAGTGCCATCGAATTTAAACTGGCCGCCAACGGCAGATTTCTATATGCACAGGTGGAAGGTTTTGCCAAAACTTTGTTTACGCAACTTTCTGTTTGGACCGCAAATATTGATGATCTTGCACTTTTGGGCTTCGCCGGTCAATACCGCAGGGCATGCGAAATTATTGATGAATTAGAAATCGTAATTGGTACTGAACAAATCGATGCCATTAAACAAAACTTGCCTGCTTTCGAACCACTCTCGCTTATCGAAGCTGAAAACTCATTTATCTGCACTACTGAGGCAGGTTTTAGGATAAAACTACACGTTGTTGAAAAATCAGCTTTTTATTTACAGTGGTTTACACTAACAGGAAATACCGAACATGTTGAAAAAGTATTGGCTTTAGCTGGCAATGGGCCTTTTGCAAATGAAGAAGAAATATACAGCAAGGCAGGATTAACTTTCATCGAACCTGAACTACGCGAAGATTTTGATGAAATTGAACTGGCAAAAGCTAACAAACTCCCAACGCTGATCCAATACGAAGATTTAAAAGGCAGCTTGCATAACCACTCTACCTGGAGCGATGGGGTACATACTTTAGAGCAGATGGCCATGTATTGCAAAGAGAACTTAAATCTTCAGTATTTGGGGATATGCGATCACTCCAAAACGGCTGTTTATGCCAAAGGATTGAACGAACAACGCGTTTTCGGTCAGCATCAGGAAATTGATGAACTGAATAAAAAACTCGCTCCCTTCAAAATTTTTAAAGGTATTGAAAGCGATATTTTAAGCGATGGCTCATTGGATTATTCGGATGATATTTTAAAAACATTCGATTTTGTAGTAGCATCTGTGCACAGCAACCTCCGTATGGACGAAGCCAAAGCGACGGCACGTTTGTTAAAAGCCATTGAAAACCCATATACGACCATTTTAGGACACCCAACTGGTCGCTTATTATTAAGCAGGGCCGGATATCCGATCGATTATAAAAAAATTATTGATGCCTGTGCAGCAAACAAAGTGGTGATAGAAATCAATGCCAACCCCTTACGTTTAGATTTAGACTGGCGCTGGCACCGTTATGCTTTGGAAAAAAGTGTATTACTTTCCGTAAATCCAGATGCCCACCGCACCGAAGGATTCCATGATATGCATTATGGCATTTTAGTTGCACGTAAAGGAGGTTTAAGTGCTGATAAATGTTTAAATGCTTTCACCTTAGAGGAGATTACTGCATACTTTAATAGTAAAAGGCCAAATTAA
- the sppA gene encoding signal peptide peptidase SppA, with amino-acid sequence MREFFKYLFASMLGFFLSMVIIFIICFVIIVGAISSIDSDKTVIVSNNSVLFLNLDQAITERTPKNPFGNLPIVGSEEKDGIGLNDFIKALQKAKTDDNIKCVYLNVSSPNAGYATLREVRNALIDFKKSHKKIIAYSEVYTQGAYYLASVADKVYLNPEGALEFKGFSSELTFFKGTLEKVGVEMQVIRVGNYKSAVEPFILDKMSDYNRKQVTAYVGGLYNTFLSDIALSRNIQKDSLYAIADNYKVQQPQDAVNFKMIDALKYKDQILEELKGLSGRTRGENIRSVSINDYAKNNTDTGEGKDKVAVIYANGEISGGEGSDNQIGSERISRAIRKARLDDDIKAVVLRVNSPGGSALASDVIWREIVLTKKEKPVIASFGDVAASGGYYIGCAADSIFVQPNTITGSIGVFGIIPNFQNLMTNKLGITFDGVKTGKYADIMATNRPMTEGERFIIQNELNRIYSGFVSRVADGRKKSKAYIDSIGGGHVWIGTDAVQIGLADRIGSFNDAIKAAAKKAKLKKYKVVEYPDVIDPWKSLMDEGTDKIKTYYTKQELGDNYFLYQQMKKVIASSGIQARMPFEAVIK; translated from the coding sequence ATGAGAGAATTCTTTAAGTATTTATTTGCCTCTATGTTGGGCTTTTTCTTATCGATGGTAATTATATTTATTATCTGCTTTGTGATCATTGTAGGTGCGATATCATCCATTGATAGTGATAAAACAGTTATTGTGTCTAACAACTCGGTACTGTTCTTGAATTTAGACCAGGCCATTACCGAGCGTACACCAAAAAATCCGTTCGGAAACCTGCCTATTGTTGGCAGTGAAGAAAAAGACGGCATTGGTTTAAACGATTTTATTAAAGCCCTACAAAAAGCCAAAACAGACGATAATATTAAATGTGTTTATCTAAACGTGAGCAGCCCGAATGCAGGTTATGCGACTTTGCGCGAGGTTAGAAATGCACTGATCGATTTTAAAAAATCGCATAAAAAAATTATTGCCTACAGCGAAGTTTATACGCAAGGCGCTTATTATCTAGCTTCAGTGGCTGATAAAGTGTATCTAAATCCGGAAGGTGCCTTAGAATTTAAAGGTTTTAGCTCTGAACTGACCTTTTTTAAAGGAACTTTAGAAAAAGTTGGGGTAGAAATGCAGGTCATCCGCGTGGGAAATTACAAAAGTGCAGTTGAGCCTTTTATTTTAGATAAAATGAGCGATTATAACCGGAAACAGGTTACTGCTTATGTTGGTGGTTTATACAATACATTCCTATCTGATATTGCATTGAGCAGAAATATCCAGAAAGATAGTCTTTACGCTATTGCTGATAACTATAAAGTTCAACAGCCACAGGATGCCGTAAATTTTAAAATGATCGATGCTTTAAAATATAAAGATCAGATTTTAGAAGAGTTGAAAGGCTTATCAGGAAGAACCAGGGGCGAAAATATCCGCTCTGTTTCTATTAACGATTACGCCAAGAACAATACTGATACGGGCGAAGGAAAAGATAAAGTTGCCGTAATTTATGCCAACGGAGAAATTAGCGGAGGCGAAGGATCTGATAATCAGATCGGTTCAGAACGCATTTCCAGAGCGATTAGAAAAGCGCGTTTAGATGACGATATCAAAGCGGTTGTACTCCGTGTAAACTCACCAGGTGGTAGTGCATTGGCTTCGGATGTAATCTGGAGAGAAATAGTGTTGACCAAAAAAGAAAAACCGGTTATTGCATCTTTTGGCGATGTGGCCGCATCGGGTGGTTACTACATCGGTTGTGCTGCCGATAGTATTTTTGTTCAACCCAATACCATTACAGGTTCAATTGGTGTGTTTGGTATTATCCCGAATTTCCAAAATTTAATGACCAACAAACTTGGAATTACATTTGATGGTGTTAAAACGGGTAAATATGCAGATATTATGGCTACGAACCGCCCTATGACAGAAGGTGAAAGATTTATTATCCAAAATGAATTAAATAGAATTTACAGCGGTTTTGTGAGCCGTGTGGCCGATGGCAGAAAGAAAAGCAAAGCTTATATTGATAGCATTGGTGGTGGCCACGTTTGGATCGGAACAGATGCCGTTCAGATTGGTTTAGCCGATAGAATCGGAAGTTTTAATGATGCCATTAAAGCAGCCGCTAAAAAAGCTAAGTTAAAGAAATATAAGGTTGTAGAATACCCTGATGTAATTGATCCCTGGAAATCGTTAATGGATGAAGGTACAGATAAGATTAAAACCTATTATACCAAACAGGAACTGGGCGATAATTACTTTTTATACCAACAAATGAAAAAGGTAATTGCAAGCTCGGGTATCCAGGCCAGAATGCCGTTTGAAGCAGTAATTAAGTAA
- the folK gene encoding 2-amino-4-hydroxy-6-hydroxymethyldihydropteridine diphosphokinase — protein MMLNKALECSTAYLLLGGNLGDREGNLKRAIELLNEKIGKITAVSSLYETAAWGKTDQPAFLNQAVALQTNLSALEVLDHALTIEQELGRVRKDKWGERLIDIDLILFGDEIINVPDKLQVPHPHMQHRKFVMEPLAEIAPDVVHPVLGETILAMSRNIEDPLEVKKIIS, from the coding sequence ATGATGCTTAATAAGGCTTTAGAGTGCAGTACGGCTTATTTGTTACTGGGTGGAAATTTGGGTGATAGGGAAGGGAATTTAAAGCGCGCCATTGAACTATTGAACGAAAAAATAGGTAAGATAACAGCTGTTTCATCGCTGTACGAAACGGCAGCATGGGGCAAAACCGATCAGCCGGCCTTTTTAAACCAGGCAGTGGCCTTGCAGACCAATTTAAGTGCTTTGGAAGTTTTAGATCATGCATTAACTATCGAACAGGAACTGGGCAGGGTAAGAAAAGATAAATGGGGGGAGAGGTTGATTGACATCGACCTGATCCTTTTTGGCGATGAAATCATTAATGTACCCGATAAACTTCAGGTGCCTCATCCACACATGCAGCATAGAAAATTTGTGATGGAGCCTTTGGCCGAGATTGCGCCGGATGTTGTTCACCCTGTATTAGGTGAAACCATTTTAGCGATGAGCAGAAATATAGAAGACCCGCTCGAGGTAAAAAAAATAATATCATGA
- a CDS encoding Hpt domain-containing protein, whose protein sequence is MTDHHHQPLDFSYLIEMVGDDPIFLADFFKTFVDHIPVYLAEMENAFANGNWSKVSHCAHKMKPTFSYIGRNDVKQLVEAIEKHAQNNIGPDKIQSDIEKLKLICADICTQLEQEKLKLSAKQ, encoded by the coding sequence ATGACAGATCACCATCACCAACCGCTTGATTTTTCCTACCTGATCGAAATGGTTGGCGATGATCCTATATTTTTAGCAGATTTTTTTAAAACCTTTGTCGATCATATCCCGGTTTATTTAGCGGAGATGGAAAACGCTTTTGCAAATGGTAACTGGAGCAAAGTGAGTCATTGTGCACATAAAATGAAGCCAACTTTCAGTTATATTGGCCGGAATGATGTAAAACAACTGGTTGAGGCAATTGAAAAACATGCACAGAATAATATCGGACCAGATAAAATCCAATCGGATATAGAAAAGCTAAAATTAATTTGCGCTGATATCTGTACGCAGCTTGAACAAGAGAAATTAAAACTCAGCGCCAAACAATAG
- the pssA gene encoding CDP-diacylglycerol--serine O-phosphatidyltransferase gives MKRHLPNAITCANLFSGCIGIVFAFKGNLETAAYFVIFSGIFDFFDGMVARLLNVKSAIGKDLDSLADMVSFGFLPGVIMFHLLKASDYSSEYLPYLGFIITIFSALRLAKFNNDERQTEDFIGLNTPMNTLFICSLPFISVDYPQIIGSSILLIAITAITSFLLVSEIKIFSLKFSDLSWEKNKIKFIFLILSFILIAFLKFAAIPFVLVLYIALSILHFRGATANNKI, from the coding sequence ATGAAAAGGCATCTCCCTAATGCGATTACCTGTGCAAACCTTTTTTCTGGTTGTATCGGAATCGTTTTTGCGTTTAAAGGCAATTTAGAAACCGCGGCATATTTCGTTATCTTCTCCGGAATATTCGATTTTTTTGATGGGATGGTTGCCCGTTTACTGAATGTTAAATCGGCCATTGGAAAAGACCTGGATTCGTTAGCTGATATGGTAAGTTTTGGCTTTTTGCCCGGGGTAATTATGTTCCACCTATTAAAAGCAAGCGATTATTCATCCGAATACCTACCCTATTTGGGTTTTATCATCACCATTTTCTCGGCGCTTAGGCTGGCTAAATTCAATAATGACGAGAGGCAAACGGAAGATTTTATCGGTTTAAATACGCCTATGAATACCCTTTTTATCTGCTCCTTGCCTTTTATTTCGGTCGATTACCCGCAGATAATTGGTTCTAGTATTTTATTAATAGCAATAACTGCCATAACCAGTTTTCTTTTGGTGAGCGAAATCAAAATATTCTCACTAAAATTCAGCGATTTAAGCTGGGAGAAAAATAAGATCAAATTTATCTTTCTTATTTTATCTTTTATATTGATTGCTTTTCTAAAATTTGCAGCTATACCTTTTGTTCTGGTATTGTATATTGCTTTATCAATACTTCATTTTAGGGGCGCAACTGCCAATAATAAGATTTAA
- the rho gene encoding transcription termination factor Rho, with the protein MFSKTELNDKLTTELRELAKSYGIEGADSLRKIDLVEVLLHQQEIINAAKAGADPYSEAEPIAAAPAPKTKAAKTTKVAAAAAAAASTVVADKPVAAEKAVATEKPVKKRARLSKDEPAAPIERRRDSVTLFDEPQHQQQPERQPDRIVESEESVKPISALIEESAEVLPIAQKQKQEPKEKQEKPQRDENRQQKQPGGGNHHKNENSYSNLDFDNVITNEGVLEIMPDGYGFLRSADYNYLTSPDDIYVSQSQIKLFGLKTGDTVKGSIRPPKEGEKYFPLVRVETINGRIPAEVRDRVPFDYLTPLFPTEKLNLFTDNSNYSTRIMDLFTPIGKGQRGLIVAQPKTGKTNLLKEVANAIAKNHPEVYLIILLIDERPEEVTDMARSVRAEVIASTFDEPAERHVKIANIVLEKSKRLVESGHDVVILLDSITRLARAYNTTAPASGKILSGGVDANALHKPKRFFGAARNIENGGSLTILATALTDTGSKMDEVIFEEFKGTGNMELQLDRKLSNKRIFPAIDITASSTRRDDLLLDRDILQRVWILRNHLADMNSQEAMEFVQSQIKGTKSNEEFLISMNS; encoded by the coding sequence ATGTTTAGTAAAACAGAATTAAATGATAAGCTCACAACAGAATTACGTGAGCTGGCAAAAAGCTATGGCATTGAAGGTGCCGACTCCCTAAGAAAAATCGACCTTGTTGAAGTACTTTTACACCAACAGGAAATTATAAATGCTGCTAAGGCCGGTGCAGATCCTTATAGCGAAGCAGAACCCATTGCAGCTGCCCCTGCCCCAAAAACCAAAGCTGCCAAAACAACGAAAGTTGCTGCTGCAGCGGCTGCCGCTGCTTCTACAGTGGTTGCTGATAAGCCGGTTGCTGCCGAAAAAGCAGTTGCCACTGAAAAACCTGTTAAAAAGAGAGCAAGGTTAAGTAAAGATGAGCCCGCAGCGCCAATTGAAAGAAGAAGAGATTCGGTAACCTTATTTGATGAACCGCAGCACCAGCAACAACCTGAAAGACAGCCAGACAGAATTGTTGAATCTGAGGAAAGTGTAAAACCAATTTCTGCTTTAATTGAAGAAAGTGCAGAAGTGCTTCCGATAGCTCAGAAGCAAAAACAAGAGCCAAAAGAGAAACAGGAAAAACCACAACGTGATGAAAACCGCCAGCAAAAACAACCAGGCGGTGGCAACCACCACAAAAACGAAAACAGTTATTCTAACTTAGATTTCGATAATGTAATTACAAATGAAGGTGTTTTAGAAATTATGCCTGATGGTTACGGGTTCTTACGCTCTGCAGATTACAACTATTTAACTTCTCCTGATGATATTTATGTATCTCAGTCGCAAATAAAACTTTTTGGTTTAAAAACCGGTGATACCGTTAAAGGTAGTATCCGCCCGCCAAAAGAAGGCGAAAAATATTTCCCGCTGGTTCGTGTAGAAACCATTAACGGCAGAATTCCTGCTGAGGTTCGCGACCGTGTTCCTTTCGATTATTTAACGCCACTTTTCCCAACCGAAAAATTAAATTTATTTACGGATAACAGTAATTACTCTACCCGTATTATGGATTTATTTACCCCAATTGGTAAAGGACAGCGTGGTTTGATTGTAGCACAACCGAAAACAGGTAAAACCAATTTATTAAAAGAAGTTGCCAACGCAATTGCCAAAAACCATCCAGAAGTTTACTTAATCATCTTGTTGATTGATGAACGTCCGGAAGAGGTTACCGATATGGCACGTAGTGTAAGGGCTGAAGTAATTGCCTCTACTTTTGATGAACCAGCTGAGCGTCACGTAAAAATTGCCAATATTGTTTTAGAGAAATCTAAACGTTTGGTTGAAAGCGGACATGATGTAGTGATTCTTTTAGATTCGATTACACGTTTGGCGAGAGCATATAACACAACTGCCCCTGCATCAGGTAAAATATTATCAGGTGGTGTTGATGCAAATGCATTACACAAGCCAAAACGTTTCTTTGGTGCGGCACGTAACATCGAAAACGGTGGTTCATTAACCATTTTGGCTACGGCATTAACCGATACAGGTTCTAAAATGGATGAAGTGATCTTCGAAGAATTTAAAGGAACTGGTAACATGGAGCTTCAGTTAGACCGTAAATTATCTAACAAACGTATTTTCCCTGCCATCGATATTACGGCTTCAAGTACCCGTCGCGATGATTTATTACTTGATAGAGATATTTTACAACGTGTATGGATTTTACGTAACCACCTTGCTGACATGAACAGCCAGGAGGCAATGGAATTTGTTCAATCACAAATAAAAGGAACAAAAAGTAACGAAGAGTTCTTAATTTCGATGAACAGCTAG